The Dioscorea cayenensis subsp. rotundata cultivar TDr96_F1 chromosome 7, TDr96_F1_v2_PseudoChromosome.rev07_lg8_w22 25.fasta, whole genome shotgun sequence genome includes a region encoding these proteins:
- the LOC120265050 gene encoding uncharacterized protein LOC120265050 has translation METNNVQSSASSGNVRSKTDPAWEHFTLSINDKGTKVYHCLYCGKKYQGGGIYRMKEHLAGKSGNILPCGKVPPDVRECIKEYITNSTSSKSRGKELVKEAYEEVEEVEEQEINPTKNFGKRKAKGSLENFITSKPTSLSQPGIKSAMASKQAIHKANMAFARWCFDACIPFNAMRSPYFQPMVDAIGSIGVGYKAPSYNDMRVNLLRDCKKECQLLIDSYRSQWANCGCTIMGDGWTDQRQRTLINFLVYCTTEIYFVKSVDASDILKDATNLCNLFMEIIEWVGPDNVVHLVTDNASNYVEAGRLIHEKYDHIYWSPCAAHCLNLILKDIGKRDHVVELVSRASKVTTFVYNHIYILSWLRKRWKEIVRPGVTRFATTFITLKSIYDHKHDLQALVTDKYYTSHKLSKSPVGKTVTSIILDGKFWEECLFMMKIVAPIIRLLRVVDADEKPSLGYVYEGMIRIRKAIMAIFINKSTMYGPYIKIIDERWDKHLR, from the coding sequence ATGGAGACAAATAATGTGCAATCATCCGCCTCAAGTGGTAATGTTCGTTCTAAGACCGATCCGGCATGGGAGCACTTCACTTTATCTATTAATGATAAAGGAACAAAGGTTTACCATTGCCTCTATTgtggaaaaaaatatcaaggtgGGGGAATTTATAGAATGAAAGAGCATTTAGCCGGGAAAAGTGGTAACATACTTCCTTGTGGGAAAGTCCCTCCTGATGTTCGTGAATGCATCAAAGAATATATCACTAACTCCACATCTTCCAAATCAAGAGGGAAGGAATTAGTTAAAGAAGCATatgaagaagtagaagaggTTGAAGAACAAGAGATAAATCCTACCAAGAATTTTggaaaaaggaaagcaaaaggttctttagaaaattttataacatcAAAGCCAACTTCACTATCTCAACCAGGAATCAAGAGTGCAAtggcaagcaagcaagcaattCATAAGGCAAATATGGCATTTGCTAGGTGGTGTTTTGATGCTTGTATTCCTTTTAATGCTATGCGGTCACCTTATTTTCAACCAATGGTGGATGCTATTGGGAGTATTGGTGTGGGATATAAAGCTCCTTCTTATAATGACATGCGAGTTAATTTATTGCGGGATTGCAAGAAAGAATGTCAGTTGCTTATTGATAGCTACAGAAGCCAATGGGCTAATTGTGGATGCACAATTATGGGAGATGGTTGGACGGATCAAAGGCAAAgaactttgattaattttttggtgTATTGTACTACAGAAATATATTTTGTGAAATCTGTTGATGCCTCAGATATTTTAAAAGATGCCAccaatttatgtaatttattcatGGAGATTATTGAATGGGTTGGACCGGATAATGTGGTTCATTTGGTGACTGATAATGCAAGCAATTATGTTGAGGCAGGAAGgttaatacatgaaaaatatgatcatATATATTGGTCTCCTTGTGCTGCACATTGTCTGAATTTGATTTTGAAAGATATTGGAAAAAGAGATCATGTAGTGGAGCTTGTATCACGTGCTTCCAAGGTGACTACTTTTGTCTACAACCATATATACATACTATCTTGGttgagaaaaagatggaaagagaTTGTGCGTCCAGGAGTAACACGTTTTGCTACTACATTCATTACTTTGAAAAGTATCTATGATCATAAACATGACTTGCAAGCATTGGTGACAGATAAGTATTACACAAGCCATAAGTTATCTAAAAGTCCAGTGGGTAAAACAGTTACTTCTATTATCTTGGATGGCAAATTTTGggaagaatgtttatttatgATGAAGATTGTAGCTCCCATCATTAGGCTTTTACGTGTTGTTGATGCGGATGAGAAACCTTCACTTGGTTATGTTTATGAAGGCATGATTAGGATTCGAAAAGCAATCATGGCCATCTTCATAAACAAGTCTACAATGTATGGTCcctatattaaaattattgatgAGAGATGGGATAAGCATTTGCGGTGA